In the Neospora caninum Liverpool complete genome, chromosome Ia genome, one interval contains:
- a CDS encoding srs domain-containing protein: protein MGLGNRYSISLDHRRSNGSGSRCRVTFGCLLLFFVVAGVDCGGMRRNGSVVVPMVGAASGQDSEPSTGENANNICQSESEGVTVCTCVESEGKVRQVSRAGAEAPVSTLKEASLTFSGPTNQLTLICEGKHVPDYSSTDQKGKVCPADADMSKCRNDGSPAATQPVSLADLLRGENAASINWIGDTASSDNKSFSLTVPGNNLPLSDKAFSVGCMKKSGNSDASCKVTVNLVKLSQTTGNTVECAYGATSNASRQQVTLSPTQNTLTLICGNDSDILPTDYRTHFCSTGNAQESCAETYESIIPQYEDSWWTTSSPENGTYKLAIPSDMFPEEEKRIVVGCKYAQSKAGKADGGGETTSSICNVDVTISASTSAASDASVPSVKCMALSTAVVLAVVFLFLN, encoded by the coding sequence ATGGGGCTGGGTAATAGATATTCCATTAGCCTCGATCATCGTCGCAGCAATGGGTCCGGGTCGAGATGTCGAGTGACATttggctgtctcctgttgTTTTTTGTCGTTGCTGGAGTCGACTGCGGGGGCATGCGCAGGAATGGAAGCGTTGTTGTTCCGATGGTAGGGGCAGCATCTGGGCAGGACTCCGAACCGAGCACTGGCGAGAATGCAAATAATATTTGCCAAAGTGAGAGCGAAGGTGTGACTGTCTGTACTTGCGTTGAGAGCGAGGGTAAAGTCCGTCAGGTTTCTAGAGCAGGTGCCGAAGCCCCCGTATCAACTCTAAAAGAGGCCTCCTTGACCTTTTCAGGACCAACGAACCAGTTGACTCTCATCTGCGAGGGAAAACATGTTCCTGACTACAGCTCAACAGACCAAAAAGGCAAAGTCTGTCCTGCGGATGCGGACATGAGCAAATGCCGGAATGATGGCTCACCAGCTGCAACCCAGCCAGTCAGCCTCGCAGATCTGCTCCGCGGCGAAAATGCTGCCTCAATCAATTGGATCGGCGACACCGCCTCCAGTGACAACAAATCGTTTTCCCTAACAGTTCCGGGTAACaaccttcctctctccgacaAGGCCTTCTCCGTTGGATGCATGAAAAAAAGCGGCAACTCCGACGCGTCCTGTAAAGTGACAGTCAATCTCGTCAAACTGTCTCAGACAACGGGGAACACTGTCGAATGCGCCTACGGAGCTACCAGCAACGCCAGCCGACAGCAAGTGACGCTGTCGCCGACACAAAACACCCTGACCCTCATTTGTGGCAATGACAGCGACATCCTGCCTACAGACTACCGAACACACTTCTGTTCCACCGGAAATGCGCAAGAATCCTGTGCCGAAACCTACGAGAGTATCATTCCGCAGTACGAAGACAGCTGGTGGACGACGTCGTCGCCAGAAAATGGCACGTACAAGCTGGCGATTCCGTCAGACATGTTTcccgaggaggagaagaggatcGTCGTAGGGTGCAAATATGCACAGTCGAAAGCTGGAAAAGCCGACGGTGGCGGTGAGACCACGAGCAGCATCTGCAATGTCGACGTGACTATCTCTGCAAGCACGAGTGCAGCATCAGATGCGAGTGTTCCTTCTGTGAAGTGCATGGCACTGTCTACTGCTGTTGTATTGGCCGTCGTATTTCTTTTTCTGAATTAG